One part of the Thermoanaerobacterium sp. CMT5567-10 genome encodes these proteins:
- a CDS encoding ABC transporter ATP-binding protein produces the protein MSALLEVNNITKIFPKVRANDGVNLVVEEGEIHAILGENGAGKSTLMNIIYGLYRPDSGELKFNGEVLNLSGPHEAIEKGIGMVHQHFMLIPVLTVAENIVLGAEPGGISYNRKKANELIREISRNYHLEIDPDAKVKDLSVGLQQRVEILKAFYRHAKLLILDEPTAMLTPQETEELFGIMRNLKNQGISIIFISHKLDEVKEISDKITVMRRGKTVGTLNTKETNEQELANLMVGREVVLKLEKSEYNPCDVVLSVKDLTVSDEQNIEKVKNVSFDIRSGEIFGLAGIDGNGQTELIEALMGLRPIKSGIIKYNNNNIEKLPTRERYKLGISYIPQDRQQEGLIMKFSVADNLILKEYKNSQYSKNGVIQYKRVFENASKKVEEFDIRPNDYNLLAGNLSGGNQQKIILAREVGSNPKLLIAVQPTRGMDVGAIEYIHKRLLQLRDEGSAILLVSLELEEIMSLSDRIGVIHNGVIMDVLDGKSATREKIGLLMAGSQIEAKEVEV, from the coding sequence ATGAGTGCTTTATTAGAAGTCAATAATATTACAAAAATATTTCCGAAGGTCAGGGCAAATGACGGAGTAAATCTCGTGGTAGAAGAGGGAGAAATTCATGCTATTCTAGGCGAAAATGGTGCAGGAAAATCTACTTTAATGAATATTATTTATGGACTTTATAGGCCTGATTCAGGTGAATTAAAATTTAATGGTGAAGTTTTAAATCTTAGCGGTCCACATGAAGCAATAGAAAAAGGCATAGGGATGGTACATCAGCACTTTATGCTGATACCAGTTTTGACAGTTGCGGAAAATATAGTCCTTGGTGCTGAACCAGGTGGTATTTCGTATAACAGGAAAAAAGCCAACGAATTGATTCGCGAGATATCAAGAAATTATCATCTTGAAATCGATCCTGACGCTAAAGTTAAAGACTTATCGGTAGGACTTCAACAAAGAGTAGAGATATTGAAGGCGTTTTACAGGCATGCAAAGCTTCTTATATTGGATGAGCCTACAGCGATGCTTACACCACAGGAGACGGAAGAACTTTTTGGAATAATGAGGAATTTGAAAAATCAAGGCATATCGATTATATTCATAAGCCATAAATTAGATGAAGTTAAAGAGATATCTGATAAAATTACAGTAATGAGGAGAGGTAAAACGGTAGGTACTCTGAATACAAAAGAAACCAATGAGCAAGAATTGGCTAATTTGATGGTAGGCAGGGAAGTTGTATTAAAACTAGAAAAATCAGAGTACAATCCCTGTGATGTTGTCTTGTCAGTAAAAGACTTAACTGTATCAGATGAGCAAAATATAGAAAAAGTTAAAAATGTAAGCTTTGACATTAGAAGCGGGGAAATTTTTGGATTGGCAGGTATAGATGGCAATGGCCAGACAGAGCTTATTGAGGCATTGATGGGGTTAAGGCCAATAAAATCAGGTATTATTAAGTATAACAATAATAATATTGAAAAGTTGCCAACTCGTGAAAGGTATAAGCTTGGTATATCATATATTCCGCAAGACAGGCAACAAGAAGGGCTTATTATGAAGTTCAGTGTGGCAGATAATTTGATTTTAAAGGAGTACAAAAACAGTCAGTATTCAAAAAATGGTGTTATTCAGTACAAGAGAGTATTTGAAAATGCTTCTAAGAAAGTTGAGGAGTTTGATATAAGACCAAATGATTATAATCTTTTGGCAGGTAATCTTTCAGGCGGCAACCAGCAGAAGATAATTCTTGCTAGAGAAGTCGGTTCAAATCCAAAGCTTTTGATAGCTGTCCAGCCTACGAGGGGAATGGATGTTGGTGCTATTGAGTATATTCATAAGAGATTGCTTCAGTTAAGAGATGAAGGTTCTGCTATACTTCTTGTTTCTTTAGAGCTTGAGGAGATAATGTCCTTGTCAGACAGGATTGGGGTTATCCATAACGGTGTGATTATGGATGTACTTGACGGTAAATCTGCTACAAGAGAAAAAATTGGACTACTTATGGCAGGTTCTCAAATTGAGGCTAAGGAAGTCGAGGTGTGA
- a CDS encoding ABC transporter permease produces the protein MKKLLKSIYMPILAVIIAIIIGSIIMLVTGFNPLAAYASLFIGAFGTLPNIANTLANAVPLIITGLGVAIAFNAGLFNIGAEGQYWIGAIVATWIGYSFKGLPWYIHIPFALIGAMIAAGLWGGIIPGFAKAYTGAHEVITTMMMSYVAIYFSHYLLEFGPMMEKGSVPQSPLIKDSAVIPTILRNTQLSYGIFIAIAAALFVYWLMYKTVWGYEMRAVGFNQRASKYAGMNVPFNIVLSLSLSGIFAGLAGGVQILGVQHRLYDSFTSGYGYTAIVVALLAKNNPIGVVFSALLFAALGTGSQYMQLNAQVPGQLADVITGLIIFFVAADKIIEVLKSMFKKQKKEELAS, from the coding sequence ATGAAAAAATTATTAAAAAGCATTTACATGCCTATACTTGCAGTAATAATCGCTATTATTATAGGTTCTATTATAATGTTGGTGACGGGTTTTAATCCTCTAGCAGCGTATGCATCGCTGTTTATCGGCGCATTTGGGACACTACCTAATATAGCAAACACACTTGCAAATGCAGTACCTCTTATCATAACAGGTCTTGGTGTTGCAATAGCATTTAATGCAGGACTTTTTAACATTGGTGCTGAGGGGCAGTACTGGATTGGTGCTATAGTGGCTACGTGGATTGGCTATTCTTTCAAAGGTTTGCCATGGTATATCCACATACCATTTGCACTCATTGGAGCAATGATTGCCGCAGGACTCTGGGGTGGAATAATTCCGGGATTTGCAAAGGCGTATACAGGAGCACATGAAGTAATTACAACAATGATGATGAGCTATGTTGCAATATATTTTAGCCATTATCTTTTAGAATTTGGTCCTATGATGGAAAAAGGATCTGTTCCACAGTCTCCACTTATTAAGGATTCAGCTGTTATCCCTACTATTTTAAGGAATACACAGCTATCCTACGGAATATTTATCGCTATAGCAGCAGCTTTGTTTGTGTATTGGCTCATGTACAAGACGGTTTGGGGATATGAAATGAGAGCTGTCGGATTTAATCAGAGAGCGTCAAAATATGCCGGAATGAATGTGCCGTTTAATATCGTGCTTTCACTGAGTTTAAGTGGAATATTTGCAGGACTTGCAGGCGGTGTTCAAATTTTAGGTGTGCAGCACAGGCTTTACGATAGCTTTACATCAGGCTATGGCTACACAGCAATAGTCGTTGCACTGCTGGCAAAGAATAATCCTATTGGTGTTGTATTTTCGGCGCTTCTATTTGCTGCGCTTGGAACAGGGTCACAGTATATGCAGTTAAATGCGCAAGTACCTGGCCAGCTTGCTGATGTTATAACAGGACTTATTATATTCTTTGTTGCTGCTGACAAGATTATTGAAGTATTGAAAAGCATGTTTAAGAAGCAGAAGAAGGAGGAGTTAGCGTCATGA
- a CDS encoding ABC transporter permease produces the protein MKEILLNPQLWSATLAMATPLALPALGGTFSERSGVVNIAMEGIMLIAAFFAVLFAHLTGSAWLGLLGAIVAGMIVAVIFAWAAVTLTADQVILGMAINIFASGFTAYLLNTIFGFSGTPTDTPMLPNINIPVIKNIPFIGQILSGNSVIVYLMIILTFASNYFLFHTNLGLRIRAVGENPEAAETAGINVIKLRYLGVALSGLFSAIGGAYLSIGLLNSFSTDMSSGRGYIALAAMIFGKWTPFGSFGAALLFGFATALSMQLQNSAISKNIIMMLPYILTVLALVGVGGKSVSPAADGVPYTPKK, from the coding sequence ATGAAAGAGATTTTATTAAATCCTCAGTTGTGGTCAGCTACACTTGCTATGGCAACACCTCTAGCACTGCCAGCACTTGGAGGAACTTTTTCTGAGAGATCAGGTGTTGTCAATATTGCTATGGAAGGTATTATGCTTATTGCTGCTTTTTTTGCTGTACTGTTTGCACATTTAACGGGAAGTGCTTGGCTGGGTCTATTAGGTGCGATTGTTGCAGGCATGATAGTAGCTGTTATTTTCGCATGGGCTGCTGTGACACTTACTGCTGATCAAGTTATTCTCGGTATGGCAATAAATATATTTGCATCAGGATTTACTGCATATCTTTTAAATACAATCTTTGGTTTCAGCGGTACGCCGACAGATACGCCAATGCTTCCAAATATAAATATTCCAGTTATTAAAAATATACCATTTATAGGACAAATTTTAAGTGGCAATAGCGTTATAGTATATCTTATGATAATTTTGACATTTGCATCAAATTACTTCTTGTTTCATACAAATCTAGGATTAAGAATAAGGGCTGTTGGAGAAAATCCTGAGGCAGCCGAGACAGCTGGTATTAACGTAATAAAGTTAAGGTACCTTGGTGTCGCTTTAAGTGGTTTATTCTCAGCAATAGGTGGTGCATACCTTTCAATAGGCCTTCTTAACAGCTTTAGCACTGATATGTCCAGTGGAAGAGGATATATAGCATTGGCAGCTATGATATTTGGCAAATGGACGCCATTTGGTTCTTTTGGAGCAGCGCTTCTCTTTGGATTTGCGACAGCTTTAAGCATGCAGCTACAAAATAGTGCAATATCAAAAAATATAATTATGATGCTTCCATATATTCTCACTGTTTTGGCTCTGGTCGGGGTTGGCGGCAAGAGTGTATCTCCTGCTGCAGATGGTGTGCCATATACACCTAAGAAGTGA
- a CDS encoding GntR family transcriptional regulator: MLVPDKKPLYELALNKMEELIKTGVWKEGMKLPSEASLSKEFGISRATLREAMRIMEDEGLIAKQQGVGTFVRRKPIIRSGLEELFSVTALIKRQGMKPGTKDFTFYKLPALENEAEKLKLNPGDEIYKVERVRTADDIPVVYCVDRLPRKIVGDKFSGFEESMFAFLEKEYNIKITYAVSSIKVVKHDFTIEKKLNIGKNGSVLLLEQVHYDENNMPILFSSNYFNADKFDFYIIRKRD; the protein is encoded by the coding sequence ATGTTAGTACCAGATAAAAAGCCACTTTATGAGTTGGCTTTAAATAAGATGGAGGAGCTTATAAAGACAGGGGTATGGAAGGAAGGAATGAAACTTCCTTCTGAGGCTTCTCTCTCAAAAGAATTTGGCATTAGCAGGGCTACACTTAGAGAAGCGATGAGAATAATGGAAGATGAGGGTTTGATAGCTAAGCAGCAAGGTGTAGGTACTTTTGTTCGCAGAAAACCAATTATACGAAGCGGACTTGAGGAATTGTTTAGCGTTACAGCGCTTATTAAACGGCAGGGAATGAAGCCTGGTACAAAAGACTTTACATTTTATAAATTGCCGGCGCTGGAAAATGAAGCTGAAAAATTAAAACTTAATCCCGGTGATGAAATATATAAAGTCGAGAGAGTTAGAACGGCAGATGACATACCTGTTGTGTACTGTGTTGATAGACTACCTCGTAAAATAGTAGGAGATAAGTTCAGTGGATTTGAGGAGTCAATGTTTGCATTTTTAGAAAAGGAATACAATATCAAGATAACCTATGCAGTCTCAAGTATTAAAGTTGTTAAACATGATTTTACGATAGAAAAGAAGCTTAATATAGGAAAAAATGGCTCTGTGCTTTTGCTTGAACAGGTTCATTATGATGAAAACAATATGCCAATACTTTTTTCTTCTAACTATTTCAATGCAGATAAGTTTGATTTTTATATCATAAGAAAGCGTGATTGA
- a CDS encoding cytidine deaminase yields MDYQKLLEMAKEAREKAYVPYSHFKVGACVITDNGNTYKGCNIENSSYGLTNCAERTALFNAYSNGDRKIKAIAVVADTDGPVSPCGSCRQVMYELGGEDLTVILGNMKGDYVVKKAKDLLPYAFSLCDENNV; encoded by the coding sequence ATGGATTATCAGAAATTATTGGAAATGGCAAAAGAGGCAAGGGAGAAGGCGTATGTGCCTTACTCCCATTTTAAAGTTGGTGCATGTGTCATTACAGATAATGGGAATACTTATAAAGGATGTAACATAGAAAATTCTTCATACGGACTTACGAATTGTGCGGAGAGAACAGCGTTATTTAATGCGTATTCCAATGGAGATAGAAAGATAAAAGCGATTGCTGTAGTAGCCGATACTGATGGACCTGTTTCACCGTGCGGTTCATGTAGACAGGTGATGTACGAATTAGGCGGTGAAGATTTGACAGTCATTTTAGGAAATATGAAAGGTGATTATGTGGTAAAAAAAGCTAAAGATCTGCTTCCATATGCATTTTCTTTATGCGATGAAAATAATGTTTAA
- a CDS encoding phosphopentomutase — MIKRVVLIVLDSVGAGEAPDAYKYGDDGSNTLGHICDVTGVKLPNLGKLGLGNILPLKSVEADDSAIGAYGKMQEHSAGKDTTTGHWEIAGLWIDKAFPTFPNGFPDEVIKPFEEKIGRKVIGNKPASGTEIIEELGEEHVKTGCPIVYTSADSVFQIAAHEDVIPLNELYRMCEIAREILNGEFAVGRVIARPFVGKPGNFVRTENRRDFSLKPLSPTILDNLKEAGYEVFAVGKIEDIFVGCGITGKDHSTNNKDGIIATLKALDKVKNGLIFTNLVDFDMLYGHRNNPQGYADALKYFDNHLPEILAKLADDDLLIITADHGNDPTTASTDHSREYVPLIVYSPKFKHGTNLGVRQTFSDIAATIAEVFNVKGTGHGTSFLDELPF, encoded by the coding sequence ATGATTAAGAGAGTTGTATTGATAGTGCTAGACAGCGTTGGTGCAGGTGAAGCTCCTGATGCATATAAATATGGTGATGATGGTTCAAATACGCTTGGACACATATGCGATGTGACAGGTGTTAAGCTTCCGAATTTAGGTAAATTAGGGCTGGGAAATATACTGCCGCTTAAAAGCGTGGAAGCTGATGATTCTGCTATAGGTGCATATGGGAAAATGCAAGAACATTCTGCTGGCAAGGATACGACGACTGGACATTGGGAAATAGCGGGACTTTGGATAGACAAAGCTTTTCCAACATTTCCTAATGGATTTCCGGATGAAGTAATAAAGCCTTTTGAAGAGAAAATAGGCAGAAAGGTGATAGGGAATAAACCTGCATCAGGAACGGAGATAATTGAAGAGCTTGGAGAAGAACATGTGAAAACAGGTTGTCCTATTGTCTATACGTCGGCAGACAGCGTATTTCAAATTGCTGCTCACGAAGATGTAATACCGCTTAACGAGCTTTATAGAATGTGTGAAATTGCTAGAGAAATATTAAATGGCGAGTTTGCTGTAGGTAGAGTCATAGCAAGACCATTCGTAGGAAAGCCCGGCAATTTTGTCAGGACAGAAAATAGAAGAGATTTTTCATTAAAGCCTTTAAGCCCAACGATACTGGATAATCTTAAGGAAGCTGGATACGAAGTATTTGCTGTAGGTAAGATAGAGGACATATTTGTGGGGTGTGGCATAACAGGAAAAGATCATTCTACAAATAATAAAGACGGTATAATTGCGACTTTAAAGGCTTTAGATAAAGTTAAAAATGGGCTTATATTTACAAATTTAGTAGACTTTGATATGCTTTATGGGCATAGAAACAATCCGCAAGGATATGCAGATGCATTAAAATATTTTGACAATCATCTTCCAGAAATACTGGCAAAGCTAGCTGATGATGATTTACTGATTATAACTGCGGATCATGGCAATGATCCTACTACAGCCAGCACAGATCATTCTAGAGAATATGTACCACTTATAGTATACAGTCCAAAATTTAAACATGGCACAAACTTGGGAGTGAGACAAACATTTTCTGATATTGCTGCTACTATTGCTGAAGTGTTCAACGTTAAAGGTACAGGTCATGGGACATCATTCCTTGATGAACTGCCATTTTAG
- a CDS encoding pyrimidine-nucleoside phosphorylase codes for MRMYDLIMKKRDGGTFTKDEIDFIISSYTKDYVPDYQMSALLMAIYFNGMTNEETANLTMAMARSGDVLDLSEIKGIKVDKHSTGGVADTTTLVLAPLVAACGAPVAKMSGRGLGHTGGTIDKLESIPGMRVELSEREFIDNVNKHGIAVVGQSSNLTPADKKLYALRDVTATVDSIPLIASSIMSKKIASGADGIVLDVKVGRGAFMKDIESAKKLANLMVEIGNSVGRKTVAHVTNMDEPLGLAIGNSLEVVEAIDVLKGNGSKDLLDVCMVLGADMLTIAGVAKDTDEAKEMLKEALTSGKALDKFKEFISAQGGDARIVDDISLLPQAKYVKSWCADTDIYIKDLYALDLGLIAMKLGAGRSTKEDSIDLSVGIMLGGKIGDMVRKGDPIATIYANDRDKLEWALNEIKKFIIITDEYVERPELIYM; via the coding sequence ATGAGAATGTATGATCTTATAATGAAGAAAAGAGATGGTGGTACTTTTACAAAAGACGAGATAGATTTTATTATATCATCATATACAAAAGATTATGTACCTGATTATCAGATGAGCGCTCTTTTGATGGCTATATACTTTAATGGCATGACAAACGAAGAAACTGCAAATCTAACAATGGCTATGGCACGTTCTGGAGATGTATTGGATTTATCTGAAATAAAAGGTATTAAGGTTGATAAACATTCCACTGGAGGTGTTGCAGATACCACCACGTTAGTATTAGCACCTCTTGTTGCAGCTTGTGGTGCGCCTGTTGCAAAGATGTCAGGAAGAGGTCTGGGACATACAGGTGGTACAATAGACAAACTTGAATCAATACCAGGCATGAGAGTAGAGCTAAGTGAAAGAGAATTCATAGACAATGTAAATAAGCACGGCATTGCTGTTGTAGGACAGTCAAGCAATTTGACACCTGCAGATAAGAAGCTGTATGCATTGAGAGATGTTACTGCAACAGTTGATTCAATACCGCTTATAGCAAGCTCGATAATGAGCAAAAAGATTGCATCTGGTGCCGACGGGATAGTTTTGGATGTAAAAGTTGGACGTGGTGCATTTATGAAAGATATTGAAAGCGCCAAAAAGCTTGCAAATCTCATGGTTGAAATAGGAAATTCTGTAGGACGGAAGACGGTTGCCCATGTGACAAACATGGATGAGCCGCTGGGGCTTGCAATTGGCAATTCATTGGAAGTAGTAGAAGCCATCGATGTATTAAAGGGAAATGGTTCAAAAGATCTTCTGGATGTTTGTATGGTCTTAGGTGCTGATATGCTTACAATCGCTGGGGTTGCAAAAGATACGGATGAAGCAAAAGAGATGTTGAAAGAGGCTTTGACAAGCGGTAAAGCACTGGATAAATTCAAAGAGTTCATTAGTGCGCAAGGTGGAGATGCCAGGATAGTAGATGACATATCACTGCTTCCTCAGGCTAAATATGTTAAATCATGGTGTGCTGATACAGATATATATATAAAAGATTTATATGCTTTAGATTTAGGACTTATTGCTATGAAATTAGGTGCTGGGAGATCTACAAAAGAAGACTCTATCGATTTATCAGTAGGTATAATGTTAGGCGGTAAAATCGGAGATATGGTAAGGAAGGGTGATCCTATAGCAACAATATATGCAAATGATAGAGATAAGCTAGAATGGGCTTTAAATGAAATAAAAAAGTTTATAATAATTACAGACGAATACGTCGAAAGGCCAGAATTGATATATATGTAA
- a CDS encoding methyl-accepting chemotaxis protein has product MTKTLRGELIRAFVAIGILLLVLSFTVNFGMINTKNNINNLKKFVINQVLYISNSQVQLAQYSSVLLNDVNNYTTGQNTKSALKTDLNNITQNINSIGNALEDFKGTSLYKQLKADVDGINDSIKNISTAIDSLNDTYNLDQDSDKTLKISYYATQIQNNMTDFSNKYSQGFLPMFNDMIAQNDRTFKISVVISAICIVVIIIYSLITVRKLRKLSRIINSEVSKSMEHSEKVLDSSIELRRMAEENTGNIKMSRDGVEQLTESINTIAENANEVALSITNVSEANEELSRSSENLLNDMNKAIDKIREIEDNVKNQGDVVRNLINTLNQSLKNSKVNSNELKELDKKMGGIKEILSAISEIADQTNLLSLNAAIEAARAGEYGKGFAVVADEIRKLAKQSTDSVVKIGEIIENITSYTGVTIDSVINDIDNSTKAASEVNKVLDIFNDVKKGFDEISMVINNISDVTTETAAGSDKTVQAVKSVMSASQNISAQVEELLASSEQLLDLINKVDENNTKNLDYVNNQVAFTEEQKANMESITNAVKKL; this is encoded by the coding sequence ATGACAAAAACATTAAGGGGTGAACTTATAAGAGCTTTTGTAGCAATCGGTATTTTGCTTTTGGTATTATCTTTTACTGTTAATTTTGGGATGATAAACACAAAAAATAACATCAACAATTTAAAAAAGTTTGTCATCAACCAGGTACTTTACATTTCAAACTCACAGGTGCAGTTGGCGCAGTACAGCAGTGTTCTTCTGAACGATGTAAATAATTACACGACGGGACAGAATACTAAAAGTGCCTTAAAGACTGATTTAAATAACATCACACAAAATATAAATAGCATAGGTAATGCATTGGAAGACTTTAAAGGTACGAGCTTGTATAAGCAGTTAAAAGCTGATGTAGATGGCATAAATGATAGTATAAAAAATATTAGTACTGCAATAGACAGCTTAAATGACACATATAATCTTGATCAAGACAGCGATAAGACTTTGAAAATAAGCTATTATGCGACGCAGATTCAGAATAACATGACAGACTTCAGCAACAAGTATTCTCAAGGTTTTTTGCCTATGTTTAACGACATGATAGCTCAGAATGACAGAACATTTAAGATATCGGTAGTGATAAGTGCTATTTGCATTGTCGTAATCATAATATACTCGCTTATAACTGTTAGAAAACTGAGGAAACTTTCAAGGATTATAAATAGCGAAGTAAGCAAATCGATGGAGCACTCTGAAAAGGTTCTCGATTCCTCAATCGAATTGCGAAGAATGGCTGAGGAAAACACCGGAAATATCAAGATGTCAAGAGATGGCGTCGAACAGCTTACAGAAAGTATAAATACCATTGCGGAGAATGCAAACGAAGTTGCTTTGTCGATAACAAATGTTTCTGAGGCAAATGAAGAATTGTCTAGATCCTCTGAGAATTTATTGAATGATATGAATAAGGCTATAGATAAAATAAGAGAGATAGAAGACAATGTCAAGAATCAAGGAGATGTAGTAAGAAACCTTATTAATACTTTGAATCAAAGTCTTAAAAATTCAAAAGTTAATTCAAATGAGCTAAAAGAGCTGGATAAGAAGATGGGAGGAATAAAAGAAATACTGTCTGCTATATCTGAAATTGCGGATCAGACAAATCTTTTATCTCTCAATGCAGCTATTGAAGCGGCAAGAGCTGGCGAATATGGAAAAGGTTTTGCTGTTGTTGCCGATGAGATAAGAAAACTGGCTAAGCAGTCTACAGATAGTGTTGTAAAGATTGGTGAAATAATAGAAAATATAACAAGTTATACAGGAGTAACTATTGACAGCGTCATAAACGATATAGACAATTCTACAAAGGCGGCATCAGAAGTTAATAAAGTTCTTGATATATTCAATGATGTTAAGAAGGGCTTTGATGAGATTTCGATGGTTATAAACAATATATCAGATGTAACTACTGAAACTGCTGCTGGTTCTGATAAAACAGTTCAGGCGGTTAAAAGCGTAATGAGTGCATCACAAAATATATCTGCACAAGTTGAAGAGCTTTTGGCATCTTCTGAGCAATTGCTTGACTTAATAAACAAAGTTGATGAGAACAATACAAAGAATTTGGATTATGTAAATAATCAAGTAGCATTTACTGAGGAGCAAAAAGCTAACATGGAAAGCATAACAAATGCAGTTAAAAAATTATAA
- a CDS encoding PRD domain-containing protein, with product MRFYYLTGFLIFNQEISALYKDDYKIALKAIDIISDRLNIKLPEDEAGFIALHLHAAFENSGVSVTMKNTRLVSELMRNIEDMIDRKIETDSIDYMRLITHLKFAIDRIERGMPISNELLLQIKRKFKKAYKIATNVAQVIGNSLDRDVPEDEIGYLAIHIQRLINNR from the coding sequence GTGAGGTTTTATTACCTTACCGGCTTTTTAATTTTTAACCAAGAGATAAGTGCCCTTTATAAAGATGATTATAAAATAGCACTTAAAGCAATTGATATCATAAGTGATAGACTAAATATTAAGCTTCCTGAAGATGAAGCAGGTTTTATTGCGCTGCACCTTCATGCAGCATTTGAAAATTCTGGTGTGTCAGTTACCATGAAAAATACGCGACTTGTTTCAGAACTTATGAGAAATATAGAAGATATGATAGACAGGAAGATTGAGACGGATTCTATTGATTATATGAGGCTTATTACGCATTTGAAATTTGCAATTGATAGAATAGAGAGAGGTATGCCAATATCAAATGAACTTCTTTTACAAATTAAGAGAAAATTTAAAAAAGCATATAAAATAGCGACAAATGTTGCACAAGTCATAGGAAATTCTTTAGATAGGGATGTACCAGAAGATGAAATAGGCTATCTTGCCATACACATTCAAAGATTAATAAATAATCGATAA